In a single window of the Nodularia spumigena CCY9414 genome:
- the dapF gene encoding diaminopimelate epimerase, producing the protein MAIEFTKYHGLGNDFILVDNRASSLPVLTPEQAIQLCDRHFGIGADGVIFALPGENGADYTMRIFNSDGSEPEMCGNGIRCLGRFIADLEGESRNKDSYRIHTLAGMITPQLMADGQVKVDMGLPRLLAGEIPTTLGTAETKVINQPLEVAGQTWEVTCVSMGNPHCITFVSDVAAIPLEIIGPQFEHHPAFPQRINTEFIQVVSRDYVKMRVWERGAGITLACGTGACASLVAGVLTGNCDRIATVELPGGPLQIEWSEIDQRIYMTGPAQKVFTGQL; encoded by the coding sequence ATGGCAATCGAATTTACTAAGTATCACGGTCTGGGAAATGATTTTATTTTAGTTGACAATCGCGCCTCATCTTTGCCAGTATTGACTCCAGAGCAAGCAATTCAATTGTGCGATCGCCACTTTGGTATCGGTGCTGATGGTGTAATTTTTGCCCTACCGGGAGAAAACGGTGCAGATTATACCATGCGAATTTTTAATTCCGATGGTTCAGAACCGGAAATGTGTGGTAACGGAATTCGCTGTTTAGGCAGATTTATCGCCGATTTAGAAGGCGAATCCCGAAACAAAGACTCATATCGCATTCATACCTTAGCTGGGATGATTACACCTCAACTCATGGCTGATGGTCAAGTTAAGGTGGATATGGGTTTACCCAGATTATTAGCTGGAGAAATTCCCACTACCTTGGGTACTGCTGAGACAAAAGTAATTAATCAACCCTTAGAAGTAGCCGGTCAAACTTGGGAAGTTACCTGTGTCAGTATGGGAAATCCCCACTGTATAACCTTTGTCTCAGATGTCGCCGCTATTCCCTTAGAAATTATCGGTCCTCAATTTGAACATCACCCAGCCTTTCCCCAACGCATCAACACCGAATTTATTCAAGTCGTGAGTCGAGACTATGTAAAAATGCGGGTATGGGAACGAGGCGCAGGTATAACATTAGCCTGTGGGACAGGTGCTTGTGCTTCCTTAGTAGCGGGGGTATTGACCGGAAATTGCGATCGCATCGCCACAGTAGAATTACCTGGTGGTCCCTTGCAAATTGAATGGTCAGAAATCGACCAACGAATTTACATGACAGGGCCAGCCCAAAAAGTATTCACAGGTCAACTGTAA
- a CDS encoding GlsB/YeaQ/YmgE family stress response membrane protein, whose translation MNLIAWVILGLLAGAIGKAIYPGSQGGGILSTMILGIIGAFIGGSVFSLIQTGTLQLTAASLSIPGLFVAVIGSMIAIYLWGLFTSRSNA comes from the coding sequence ATGAATCTTATTGCTTGGGTAATATTAGGACTTTTGGCTGGTGCAATCGGTAAAGCAATTTATCCCGGTTCTCAAGGTGGTGGTATACTCTCAACAATGATTTTGGGTATTATCGGTGCGTTTATTGGAGGTAGTGTATTTTCGCTAATCCAAACGGGAACGCTGCAATTAACGGCTGCTAGTTTAAGTATCCCTGGTCTTTTTGTAGCAGTTATTGGTTCAATGATTGCTATTTATTTGTGGGGACTGTTTACCAGCCGCAGTAATGCCTAA
- the hemN gene encoding oxygen-independent coproporphyrinogen III oxidase, with protein MVFVLPSVKFDLDMIKKYDNPAPRYTSYPPATELSPEFTVTDFHDAIAASNYRKSPLSLYFHIPFCESACYFCGCNTVISQNKNIAKPYLEHLVREIKNMARLIDSDRKVLQIHWGGGTPNYLNQDQVKFLWKHITENFNIDPQAEISIEINPAYVDQEYIYFLREVGFNRISFGIQDFNPQVQLAVNRLQPEELLFDVMTWIKAAKFDSVNVDLIYGLPYQTLQTFQETVNKTIALDPNRIVVFNFAYVPWMKPAQKNIPQAALPQPQEKLQILKMTIEELTSNKYLFIGMDHFAKDNDELAIAQQNHTLQRNFQGYTTHAGTELLGFGATSISMLHDAYVQNHKPLKDYYQAIASDILPISKGIKLSQDDIIRRDVIMCIMSHFHLNKQDIAEKYHINFDEYFHHELKALAHLQADELVNISTNHIQITDIGRLLVRNIAVIFDNYSQTREQRFSRAI; from the coding sequence ATGGTTTTTGTCTTGCCTAGTGTCAAATTTGATCTGGATATGATCAAAAAGTATGATAATCCTGCACCCAGATACACGAGTTACCCGCCCGCTACAGAGTTAAGCCCAGAATTTACTGTAACTGATTTTCACGATGCGATCGCCGCCTCCAATTACCGAAAATCTCCTCTGTCTTTATATTTCCATATCCCCTTTTGTGAGAGTGCTTGCTATTTCTGCGGTTGTAATACAGTAATTTCCCAAAATAAGAATATCGCCAAACCTTACTTAGAGCATTTGGTGCGCGAAATCAAGAACATGGCGCGCTTGATTGATTCAGACAGAAAAGTTCTGCAAATTCACTGGGGTGGTGGTACACCTAATTATTTAAATCAGGATCAAGTCAAATTTTTATGGAAACACATCACGGAAAACTTTAATATTGATCCACAAGCCGAAATTTCCATTGAAATTAATCCCGCCTATGTTGATCAAGAGTATATTTACTTTTTGCGTGAAGTAGGATTTAACCGCATTAGTTTTGGTATTCAGGATTTTAATCCCCAAGTACAACTAGCTGTAAATCGCCTCCAACCAGAAGAATTACTGTTTGATGTCATGACTTGGATTAAAGCAGCCAAGTTTGACAGTGTGAATGTAGATTTAATTTATGGTTTACCTTATCAAACTCTCCAGACATTTCAAGAAACTGTCAACAAGACAATTGCATTAGATCCTAACCGGATTGTTGTGTTTAACTTCGCCTATGTACCGTGGATGAAGCCAGCACAAAAAAATATTCCGCAAGCCGCATTACCGCAACCCCAAGAAAAGTTACAAATTCTCAAAATGACTATTGAAGAATTGACGAGTAACAAGTATCTTTTTATTGGGATGGATCATTTTGCTAAAGATAATGATGAATTAGCGATCGCACAACAAAATCACACCCTCCAGCGCAACTTTCAAGGATACACCACCCACGCAGGAACGGAACTCTTAGGATTTGGTGCGACATCCATCAGTATGCTTCATGATGCTTATGTGCAGAACCACAAACCATTAAAGGATTATTATCAGGCGATCGCCTCCGATATTTTACCCATTAGTAAAGGAATTAAACTGAGTCAAGATGACATCATCAGAAGAGATGTGATCATGTGTATTATGTCTCATTTTCATCTGAATAAGCAAGATATTGCCGAGAAATATCACATCAATTTCGATGAATATTTTCACCATGAGTTAAAAGCATTAGCGCACCTGCAAGCCGATGAACTCGTCAATATATCAACCAACCACATCCAGATTACAGATATCGGTAGGTTACTGGTGAGAAACATCGCTGTTATCTTTGATAATTATAGTCAAACCAGAGAACAGCGATTTTCTAGAGCAATTTAA
- the acsF gene encoding magnesium-protoporphyrin IX monomethyl ester (oxidative) cyclase has product MVKSLETSNPELLKPGIKAPVQETLLTPRFYTTDFEAVANLDISANEAELQAVVEELRADYNRHHFVRDEEFNQSWDHVEGEKRRAFIDFLERSCTSEFSGFLLFKELSRRLKAKNPLLADAFNYMARDEARHAGFLNKSMADFNLSLDLSYLTKHRTYTFFPPEWIIYAVYLSEKIGYWRYILVHRHIQENPEYQFYPLFRKFESWCQDENRHGDFFKALLRSQPKLWNNWRSRLWVRFFLLTVFVTHTITVFERASFYEAIGIHPRKYNNRVIEETNNTSSRAFPLILDTNHPQFFWRLEQCFLSTQKLTEIKESNRSPFVKFWQKVPPMFSIISNMLRLYLIKPIDAESTRATVR; this is encoded by the coding sequence ATGGTTAAGTCTCTCGAAACTTCCAACCCTGAATTACTGAAGCCAGGTATTAAAGCGCCTGTTCAGGAAACGTTGTTAACACCCCGGTTTTATACCACTGACTTTGAAGCGGTGGCAAATTTGGATATTTCGGCGAATGAGGCTGAATTACAGGCGGTTGTGGAAGAGTTACGTGCTGACTATAACCGCCATCACTTTGTCCGCGATGAAGAGTTTAACCAATCGTGGGATCACGTTGAGGGAGAAAAACGCCGCGCTTTTATTGACTTTTTGGAGCGTTCATGCACTTCAGAGTTTTCGGGGTTTCTGCTGTTTAAAGAATTATCTCGCCGACTCAAAGCCAAAAATCCCCTATTGGCTGATGCTTTTAATTATATGGCACGGGATGAAGCCCGCCATGCGGGATTTCTGAATAAATCAATGGCAGATTTTAATCTGTCTCTAGATTTAAGCTATTTAACTAAACATCGCACATATACTTTTTTCCCGCCAGAGTGGATAATTTACGCAGTCTATCTATCGGAGAAAATTGGTTACTGGCGTTATATTTTAGTTCATCGTCATATCCAAGAAAATCCGGAATATCAATTTTATCCCCTGTTCCGTAAATTTGAAAGTTGGTGTCAGGACGAAAACCGACATGGGGATTTCTTTAAGGCACTATTGCGATCGCAACCCAAATTATGGAACAATTGGCGATCGCGTTTGTGGGTGCGTTTCTTTTTGCTGACTGTATTTGTCACCCATACCATTACAGTATTTGAACGAGCTTCATTTTATGAAGCCATTGGTATACATCCCCGCAAATACAATAATCGCGTCATTGAGGAGACAAATAATACCTCATCACGGGCATTTCCTTTGATTCTGGATACGAATCACCCGCAGTTTTTCTGGCGGTTAGAACAGTGTTTCCTCAGTACTCAGAAATTGACGGAGATTAAAGAAAGTAATCGTTCTCCATTTGTCAAGTTCTGGCAAAAAGTTCCCCCCATGTTCTCGATTATTTCCAATATGTTGCGGCTTTACCTGATTAAACCTATTGATGCGGAATCAACACGCGCCACAGTTCGTTAA
- a CDS encoding manganese catalase family protein produces the protein MFYHKKEPIHAVNITEADPRFAQLLLEQFGGATGELSAALQYWVQSFHVENAGIRDMLQDIALEEFSHLEMVGRLIEGHTKNMDQTEAYKSTLFAVRGMGPHFLDSQGSAWTANYLNEGGDVVRDLRANIAAEAGARQTYEELIKLATDQGTKNTLVHLLTREVSHTRMFMKALDSLGKLTDPFFGNIQPDETVDIYYNLSTDGDGKDQRGPWNSEPAFNYIANPLERKS, from the coding sequence ATGTTTTACCACAAAAAAGAACCAATTCACGCTGTAAACATTACTGAAGCTGACCCTCGTTTTGCTCAATTATTGCTAGAGCAGTTTGGGGGAGCAACGGGAGAACTATCAGCAGCTTTGCAATATTGGGTACAATCATTTCATGTAGAAAATGCTGGAATTCGAGATATGCTCCAAGACATTGCTTTGGAAGAATTCAGCCATTTAGAAATGGTTGGTAGACTGATTGAAGGTCATACCAAAAATATGGATCAAACAGAGGCATACAAAAGCACTCTGTTCGCTGTCAGAGGTATGGGACCTCACTTTCTAGATAGTCAAGGAAGTGCTTGGACGGCAAATTACTTGAATGAAGGCGGGGATGTAGTTCGGGATTTGAGAGCTAATATTGCGGCTGAAGCTGGCGCTCGTCAAACTTACGAAGAATTGATTAAGTTAGCAACAGACCAAGGAACGAAAAATACTTTGGTGCATCTATTAACACGAGAAGTTTCTCATACTCGAATGTTTATGAAAGCCCTCGATTCATTAGGTAAATTAACCGACCCATTCTTTGGTAATATTCAACCTGATGAAACGGTTGATATTTATTACAATCTATCTACAGATGGCGATGGTAAAGACCAGCGTGGCCCTTGGAATTCTGAGCCAGCATTCAACTACATTGCTAACCCCCTAGAACGCAAATCTTAA
- a CDS encoding aminotransferase class I/II-fold pyridoxal phosphate-dependent enzyme — MRNQDQTPLLDALKACTAHAHAPFYTPGHKRGVGISQPLADLLGKKVFGADLTELANLDNLFAPQGVILAAQELAAEAFGAEKTWFLVNGSTCGIEAAILATCGTGDKIIMPRNVHSSVISGLILSGAIPIFLNPEYDSVLDIAHSITPEAVQTALEKHPDTKAVLVVYPTYYGVCGDLQAIAQITHQYHIPLLVDEAHGAHFAFHPDLPTPALAAGADLTVQSTHKVLGAMTQASMLHVQGDRIDIDRVNKALQLVQSTSPSYILLASLDAARQQMALCGKGLMSRTLELAEVARRRISEISRLSVLQMPNLDQTRLTVTVSGLGLTGFAAEEILDEKLGVTAEFASLQHLTFIISLGNTLSDIEQLVQGFMRLRSGELLRLRSVTGGVGSGESTRKGFVLWDNLGCVSPREAFFAVSEILPLSETSDRICTEIVCPYPPGIPILMPGELITPAALEYLQQIQSMGGFITGCADTSLKTLKVC, encoded by the coding sequence ATGCGAAATCAAGACCAAACCCCCTTATTAGATGCCTTAAAAGCTTGTACAGCCCATGCTCACGCGCCTTTTTACACGCCAGGACATAAGCGAGGTGTGGGCATTTCTCAACCCTTGGCTGATTTACTGGGGAAAAAAGTGTTTGGTGCTGATTTAACAGAATTGGCAAATTTAGATAATTTGTTTGCACCCCAAGGCGTGATTTTAGCAGCGCAAGAATTAGCCGCAGAGGCTTTTGGGGCGGAAAAAACTTGGTTTCTGGTGAATGGTTCTACCTGTGGAATCGAAGCGGCGATTCTCGCTACCTGTGGCACTGGGGATAAAATTATTATGCCCCGAAATGTGCATTCTTCTGTAATTTCTGGCTTAATTCTTTCTGGTGCTATCCCGATTTTTCTCAATCCTGAATATGACTCAGTTTTAGATATTGCTCACAGTATCACACCTGAAGCTGTGCAAACGGCACTGGAAAAGCATCCTGATACTAAGGCAGTGCTGGTAGTATATCCTACATATTACGGTGTTTGTGGAGATTTACAAGCGATCGCTCAAATTACGCATCAATATCATATCCCCTTACTGGTAGATGAGGCACACGGCGCGCACTTTGCATTTCATCCTGATTTACCTACCCCAGCTTTAGCCGCAGGTGCAGATTTAACTGTCCAGTCTACGCATAAGGTGCTGGGTGCAATGACACAGGCATCAATGTTACACGTCCAAGGGGATAGGATAGACATTGACCGTGTAAATAAAGCTTTGCAACTTGTGCAGTCTACCAGTCCGAGTTATATACTTTTAGCTTCTTTAGATGCCGCACGTCAACAAATGGCATTATGTGGAAAAGGGCTGATGTCTCGCACTTTAGAACTTGCAGAGGTAGCGAGAAGGAGAATTAGCGAAATTTCGAGATTATCGGTTTTGCAAATGCCCAATTTAGATCAAACACGGTTAACTGTTACTGTTTCTGGGTTAGGTTTAACCGGATTTGCAGCTGAAGAAATTTTAGATGAAAAACTGGGTGTGACGGCTGAGTTTGCATCATTGCAACATCTGACTTTTATTATTAGTTTGGGTAACACTTTATCTGATATTGAGCAATTAGTACAAGGTTTTATGAGACTGAGGAGTGGGGAGTTACTTCGACTGCGCTCAGTAACCGGGGGAGTGGGGAGTGGGGAGAGTACAAGGAAGGGGTTCGTTTTATGGGATAATTTAGGATGTGTTTCTCCCCGTGAAGCCTTTTTTGCGGTTAGTGAAATTTTACCTTTATCAGAAACAAGCGATCGCATCTGTACTGAAATCGTCTGTCCTTATCCTCCGGGAATCCCCATTTTAATGCCTGGAGAACTAATTACTCCAGCAGCCTTAGAATATTTACAACAAATTCAATCAATGGGTGGATTTATAACTGGTTGTGCAGATACCAGTCTCAAAACTTTAAAGGTTTGTTAG
- a CDS encoding cation:proton antiporter encodes MQEDFRLIVDLVTVLAVAACGGLLASLLRQPVLLGYLIGGMIVGPAGLGVIKEVIQVETLAQFGVAFLLFALGVEFSFAELKKVKAIALGGGGLQIVLTILFTVIVCGITGAGEDLPAKGVFLGSILSLSSTAVVLKCLMERNETETPHGQVMLGILVVQDLALGLMIAVLPALNQPAETIGIAVITALLRLALFAGGAVVAGIWLIPPLLRILARTESRELFLLGVVTLCLGIALLTEHLGLSIEMGAFVAGLMISEVEYADQTLTYVEPLRDIFASLFFVAIGMLIDPVFLWNNIELILVLVALVFVGKFLIITPLVKLFRYPLKTALIAGLGLAQIGEFSFVLASEGQALGLVSRRIYLLILGTTAVTLMLTPFVLRLVPFLFNFAESMPWLQPYLEEVYPRDVSENLPSKSHFVVCGYGRVGKNLVRLLQKHDLPVVVIDQSERRIQQLREEGVPYVYGNCVSLHVLETAGVNNAKGMAIALPDPMSTRLSLKRALELCPELDLVVRATQDKNIEVLYQLGAKEVVQPEFEASLEMASHLLTGLGFSSLVVQQEMKQIRNNHYLTLRPERSPSQVSRDLQQATRDLNRRWYTLPDTSPLINMSLGEADIRYLTGASLMAIRRANEAEIDYPNAQTILEAGDRLLVVGAAEELAALEEFAQGKVAVPGENKACQWVTINADCPVLGITLADLDLYPESGVQVQAIRRDGKFIRSPEQKTDLRVGDQVLLCGKLSILNQLQPFFASSTTPLTTSYS; translated from the coding sequence GTGCAAGAAGATTTTAGACTAATTGTTGATTTAGTTACAGTTCTCGCCGTCGCCGCCTGTGGTGGACTTTTAGCTTCACTGTTACGCCAACCTGTGCTACTAGGCTATCTGATCGGCGGGATGATTGTCGGGCCAGCCGGTTTGGGAGTGATTAAAGAAGTTATTCAAGTAGAAACTCTGGCTCAGTTCGGAGTCGCTTTTTTATTATTTGCTTTGGGTGTGGAATTCTCCTTTGCAGAACTCAAAAAAGTCAAAGCGATCGCATTGGGAGGTGGTGGACTACAAATAGTCTTAACGATTCTGTTCACCGTTATAGTGTGCGGAATCACCGGTGCTGGGGAAGATTTACCTGCTAAAGGTGTATTTTTGGGGTCAATTTTATCTTTATCTTCCACCGCAGTTGTCCTCAAGTGCTTAATGGAGCGTAACGAAACCGAAACACCCCACGGACAAGTGATGTTGGGGATTTTGGTAGTCCAGGATTTAGCCCTGGGATTAATGATCGCGGTATTACCAGCCCTAAATCAACCAGCAGAAACCATTGGAATTGCAGTCATAACAGCGTTACTGCGATTGGCTTTATTTGCTGGGGGCGCAGTAGTAGCGGGGATTTGGCTGATTCCGCCTTTGTTGCGAATCCTCGCCCGCACGGAAAGCCGAGAATTATTTTTATTAGGTGTGGTAACGCTGTGTTTAGGTATTGCTCTACTAACTGAACATTTGGGACTATCCATTGAAATGGGGGCGTTTGTCGCTGGTTTAATGATATCAGAAGTGGAATATGCCGACCAAACTTTAACTTATGTCGAACCACTGCGAGATATTTTTGCTAGTTTATTTTTTGTCGCCATTGGGATGTTAATTGACCCGGTGTTTTTGTGGAATAATATCGAATTGATTTTGGTATTGGTAGCACTGGTATTTGTCGGGAAGTTTTTAATTATCACGCCTTTGGTGAAACTGTTTCGCTATCCGTTGAAAACAGCTTTAATTGCTGGGTTAGGACTGGCGCAAATTGGGGAATTTTCCTTTGTGTTAGCCAGTGAAGGACAAGCTTTGGGGTTAGTTTCTCGGCGAATATATTTGCTGATTTTAGGAACTACAGCAGTTACACTGATGCTGACTCCCTTTGTGTTGCGATTAGTGCCATTTTTATTTAATTTTGCCGAATCAATGCCTTGGTTGCAACCATATTTAGAAGAAGTTTATCCCCGTGATGTCTCAGAGAATTTACCCTCAAAAAGTCATTTTGTCGTCTGCGGTTATGGGCGAGTGGGTAAGAATTTGGTGAGGTTGTTACAAAAGCACGATTTACCTGTGGTAGTTATTGACCAATCAGAAAGAAGGATACAGCAATTACGGGAGGAGGGTGTGCCTTATGTTTATGGTAATTGTGTGAGTCTTCACGTTTTGGAAACTGCGGGGGTAAATAATGCGAAGGGAATGGCGATCGCACTTCCTGACCCCATGAGTACCCGGTTATCTTTAAAACGGGCTTTAGAATTGTGTCCAGAATTAGATTTGGTTGTGCGTGCGACTCAAGATAAAAATATTGAAGTCCTGTATCAATTGGGAGCGAAGGAAGTTGTCCAACCAGAATTTGAAGCTAGTTTAGAAATGGCTAGTCATTTATTAACAGGCTTAGGGTTTTCATCCTTGGTAGTGCAACAGGAAATGAAGCAAATTCGCAACAATCATTATTTAACATTACGACCAGAGCGATCGCCTTCACAAGTTTCCCGTGATTTACAGCAAGCTACTCGTGATTTAAATCGCCGTTGGTATACCCTACCAGATACTTCACCTTTGATTAATATGAGTTTAGGCGAAGCGGATATCCGCTACTTAACAGGCGCAAGTTTGATGGCTATTCGCCGTGCTAACGAAGCGGAAATAGATTATCCCAATGCTCAAACTATTTTAGAAGCAGGCGATCGCTTGTTGGTAGTAGGCGCAGCTGAGGAATTAGCAGCTTTAGAAGAATTTGCTCAGGGAAAGGTGGCTGTTCCTGGAGAAAATAAAGCTTGTCAGTGGGTGACGATTAATGCTGATTGTCCCGTTTTAGGTATCACCCTTGCAGATTTGGATCTGTACCCAGAATCAGGAGTCCAAGTACAAGCGATCCGGCGAGATGGTAAATTTATCCGCAGTCCTGAGCAAAAAACAGATTTGCGAGTTGGTGATCAAGTGTTGTTGTGTGGTAAATTGTCGATTTTAAATCAACTACAACCATTTTTTGCGAGCAGCACCACACCTTTAACGACATCTTATTCTTGA
- the ychF gene encoding redox-regulated ATPase YchF: MLRAGIVGLPNVGKSTLFNAVVANAKAEAANFPFCTIEPNVGIVSVPDERLNVLANIASSVQTIPARVEFVDIAGLVKGASQGEGLGNQFLSHIREVDAIIHVVRCFENEDIIHVAGSIDPARDIEIINLELGLSDLAQIERRIDRTRKQARTSKDAQFEITVLEKLAAALNEGKSVRQVSLAEEEAEIIKGLELLTNKPIIYAANVSEEELATGNDFVEKVRQVAATENAQVVVVSAQVEAELVELPEEDKADFLESLGVKEGGLKSLIRATYTLLGLRTYFTSGPKETRAWTINAGMSAPQAAGVIHTDFERGFIRAETVSYEALVTHGSLNAAKEKGLVRSEGKEYIVQEGDVMLFRFNV; encoded by the coding sequence ATGCTAAGAGCCGGAATTGTCGGACTTCCCAACGTCGGAAAATCTACTTTATTTAATGCTGTAGTCGCTAACGCCAAAGCCGAAGCAGCTAACTTTCCCTTCTGCACGATTGAACCGAATGTGGGCATCGTCTCAGTACCGGATGAGCGCTTAAACGTTCTGGCTAACATTGCCAGTTCTGTACAAACTATACCAGCGCGAGTTGAGTTTGTCGATATCGCCGGCTTGGTTAAAGGTGCTAGTCAAGGAGAAGGACTAGGAAATCAATTTTTGTCCCACATCCGCGAAGTTGATGCAATTATCCATGTGGTACGTTGTTTTGAAAATGAAGATATTATTCACGTCGCCGGTTCTATTGACCCAGCGCGAGATATTGAAATCATTAATTTAGAACTGGGTTTATCTGATTTAGCGCAAATTGAGCGCCGAATTGACCGCACTCGTAAACAAGCCCGCACCAGCAAAGATGCACAGTTTGAAATTACTGTTTTAGAAAAATTAGCTGCGGCTTTAAATGAAGGTAAATCTGTTCGTCAAGTAAGTTTAGCTGAAGAAGAAGCAGAAATTATTAAGGGACTAGAACTACTGACCAATAAACCAATTATCTACGCTGCTAATGTTTCTGAAGAAGAATTAGCAACGGGTAATGATTTTGTCGAAAAAGTTCGGCAAGTTGCAGCTACAGAAAATGCCCAAGTTGTGGTTGTTTCGGCACAAGTAGAAGCCGAATTAGTGGAATTACCAGAAGAAGATAAGGCTGATTTTCTGGAATCTTTAGGTGTCAAAGAAGGCGGTTTAAAATCTTTAATTCGGGCTACTTATACCCTGTTAGGTTTGCGGACATATTTCACCTCTGGTCCCAAAGAAACCCGTGCTTGGACAATTAACGCGGGAATGTCTGCACCCCAAGCTGCTGGAGTAATTCACACTGATTTTGAGCGGGGATTTATTCGCGCTGAAACCGTTTCTTATGAAGCTTTAGTTACACATGGTTCTCTGAATGCTGCGAAGGAAAAAGGCTTAGTTCGCAGTGAAGGAAAAGAATATATTGTGCAAGAAGGTGATGTGATGTTATTCCGGTTTAACGTCTAG
- a CDS encoding Hfq-related RNA-binding protein: MATTEFDTSLPSIRQLQELIKQKTVIELKLVTGDLLTGKVAWQDHNCVCIVDDYNRQTTIWKQAIAYYKSK; the protein is encoded by the coding sequence ATGGCTACAACTGAATTTGATACGTCACTACCTAGCATTCGCCAACTACAAGAACTGATTAAACAAAAAACAGTGATCGAGTTAAAATTGGTCACGGGTGATCTGTTGACAGGTAAGGTTGCTTGGCAAGATCACAACTGTGTTTGTATTGTGGATGATTATAATCGGCAAACCACTATTTGGAAACAGGCGATCGCCTACTACAAGTCTAAGTAA